Sequence from the Rhizobium etli CFN 42 genome:
CGCGACCTGCCGTCCATCGTCGTCACTCTCGGCATGAGCTTCGTCTGGGGCGGCCTTGCCGTACTATTGTTGCCGGCGCCGGGCGGGCAGGCGCCGGATTGGGTGCGCTCCCTGATGACCGTCAAGCCGCCGCTGGCGCCGATGGCGATCGTCGCCAGCATCATCATCGCCGCCATCGCCCATCTTCTCGTCATGCGCTCCTCGCTCGGCGTACTGATCCGCGGCATCGGCGGCAACCAGCGTTCGGTCGAGCGGGCCGGCTGGTCGATCGTCGCCGCTCGCGCCACCGCCTACGGTCTGGCGGGCTTCTTTGCCGTGCTAGCCGGCATCGCTCTCGTCGGCCTCACGACATCTGCCGATGCCAATATCGCGCTGCGTTATACGCTGCTGTCGATTGCCGGCGTGATCCTCGGCGGCGGTGAGTTCATCGGCGGCCGCGTCTCCCCTGTCGGCGCCGTCATCGGCGCGCTGACGCTGACGCTTGCCGGCTCGTTCCTGTCCTTCCTGCGCATCTCGCCCGACTGGCAGATCGGAGCCCAGGGCGCGATCCTGATCATCGTGCTCGCGCTTCGCCTCATGCTGAACCGCCTGGAGAAACGGGAGAAACGCCGCCGATGACTCCCCTTCTCAGCCTTTTCGGCAAACCCTGGATCTGGTCATGGCTTGCCGCTTTCATCGTCTGGTTCCTGACGATCATGGTGACCCTTGGCGCCAGTACGCTCGGCCTGTCGCAGGCGGCACTCACCTTCGCCGCCTTCTCGGTCATCGTCGGCATCGGCCAGATGTTCGTCATCACGCTCGGTCCCGGCAATATCGATCTGTCGGTTCCCGCCACCATGACACTTGCCGGCACGGTCGCGCTGAAGCTGATGAATGTCGAAAACGGCTTGATCCTGCCAGGGCTTCTTGTCGCCATCCTCATCGGCGTCGTCGTCGGCCTCGGCAACTATGCCCTGATCAAGGCGCTGCGCATTCCGCCGATCATCGCCACGCTTTCCGTCAGCTTCATCGTGCAGTCCGCGGCGATTTGGACGAACCGCGGCTTGCGCATCAAGCCGCCGAGCATGCTTGCAGAATTCACCACCTCGAACACGCTCGGCGTGCCGAACGTGGCGATCGTCGCGCTCCTCATCTCGCTTTTCGCCTGGTTCATGCTCCATAAGACGATCTACGGGCGCTGGATCTCGGCGATCGGCCAGAGCATGCCCGCCTCACGCATGGCCGGCATTCCGGTCGACGGCACGCGCTTCGTCACCTACCTCTTCTGCGCCGTGCTTGCATCCGTCGCGGGCTACCTGCTCGCCTGCTTCTCCGGCGGCGCAGCACTCAATATGGGCTCGGAATATCTGCTGACCTCGATCGCCGTCGTCGTGATCGGCGGCACGGCGGTGGCCGGCGGCGATTCCAACGTGCCGGGCATCTGGGGCGCGTCGCTCTTCATGTTCCTGGTCGTCTCCATGCTCAACACCTATGGGTTCGGCGCGGGCATCCGCCTCATCATGACCGGCCTCATCATCATCAGCGTGATCATGCTCGCCGGCGG
This genomic interval carries:
- a CDS encoding ABC transporter permease codes for the protein MTARLSSDAMRLAIPALSLTLLLAAVFWLQPRAMSYVGLNLLFNLAVPIALATIAQMLVMAVNDLDLSMGTFVSFVACVSATFLRDDPVIGVLILAGAIAAYAGLGVIIYMRDLPSIVVTLGMSFVWGGLAVLLLPAPGGQAPDWVRSLMTVKPPLAPMAIVASIIIAAIAHLLVMRSSLGVLIRGIGGNQRSVERAGWSIVAARATAYGLAGFFAVLAGIALVGLTTSADANIALRYTLLSIAGVILGGGEFIGGRVSPVGAVIGALTLTLAGSFLSFLRISPDWQIGAQGAILIIVLALRLMLNRLEKREKRRR
- a CDS encoding ABC transporter permease; this encodes MTPLLSLFGKPWIWSWLAAFIVWFLTIMVTLGASTLGLSQAALTFAAFSVIVGIGQMFVITLGPGNIDLSVPATMTLAGTVALKLMNVENGLILPGLLVAILIGVVVGLGNYALIKALRIPPIIATLSVSFIVQSAAIWTNRGLRIKPPSMLAEFTTSNTLGVPNVAIVALLISLFAWFMLHKTIYGRWISAIGQSMPASRMAGIPVDGTRFVTYLFCAVLASVAGYLLACFSGGAALNMGSEYLLTSIAVVVIGGTAVAGGDSNVPGIWGASLFMFLVVSMLNTYGFGAGIRLIMTGLIIISVIMLAGGRRTGMR